TCCCAAGTCTGCAGGCCTTGAGCATCTCCAGTCTACAAAGCATCAAGTTCCTCTTAGCCCTTCCATTCCACAGAAGGGGAAGTGGAGGCCCAGAGAAAATGAGCCAACCTCCCAAACTCCCTCCAGTGGATGCAGTCAGAAATCCTGTTCCCTTCTAGTCCCTCCTCCTCTCTAATGGAAGGGGCTGGTGCCCATGTGTGGGCTGTGGAGGTGACAAGTGGGGGTCAAACCCCAGCTCTGTCAACCTGCTTTGTGACCCCTGGCAAGTCCTGTGCCCtgtctgtgttgtctgtgtaGAGAAATACAAACAAGGTGACCAGCTCTTCCCAGGTAGGGTTGAGAGATACGTGGAGCAACCTCCTCGAGGAACCGTGCCTCATTTTCCACCCCTTGCCCAGCTCCATGAAACAGTTGAGGTCAGGTGTGAGAGGTCAACGGCGTTTTACTCAGTATCTGCTCCTTCTCTGGAAATTAGCCGGTGACTCTGCTGGCGGGGTTTCTAACAGGGTTATCACCTGAGGGTTGGACACCCCACTCCTGGGAAATCAGTCTCTCTTGGTGCTGGGCTCAAAGCTGTTGTAGCCAGTTCCCAGAGGAGTGCTTTGGTCACTTACTATGCTGTTTGTCTGGGTCCCCATGACTATATTCTGTATATACTCTTCACCCGTTAGCTAGATTCCTAGCTGCACTCTTGCTGCCCTTACCCCTGGAATATTCTCagcccctcttttcttcttcttcttcttcttcttNNNNNNNNNNNNNNNNNNNNNNNNNNNNNNNNNNNNNNNNNNNNNNNNNNNNNNNNNNNNNNNNNNNNNNNNNNNNNNNNNNNNNNNNNNNNNNNNNNNNNNNNNNNNNNNNNNNNNNNNNNNNNNNNNNNNNNNNNNNNNNNNNNNNNNNNNNNNNNNNNNNNNNNNNNNNNNNNNNNNNNNNNNNNNNNNNNNNNNNNNNNNNNNNNNcttcttcccttccttcctttctctcctcacccTGCTTCAATATCCACCCACTTCCCCGCTTCCTTTCCCTTGCCGCACCCTCTGCCTGACCTGTTTGCCCTGTCTCCTCACTTCCAGTGGAAAGTCCCAGTCTTTCTCAAAAGGACCAGGTGACATATGCCACCTCCTCCTGGCAGCTGTCCCCTTCTGGCTGAGTCAGTTGAcatcctttcctctccagagGTCCAGAGTGCCATGGAAGAGAGTCACATCCTGGAGAAGATGGCTGCAGAGGCTAGCAACCCACAGCCAGGGGCAAAGGCCATTAAAGGCCTCAGCAAGTAAGCAGGGGGTCTATGTGGAAACAAGGAATGGGATGGGTAGGAACCTGGTGCAGGCAGGCGTTTTCACGCTTTGGCCTGGGACTTCTCAGTCATGCCCTGAGAACCATCCCTTCCAGAAGTCATTTAGAGGAGAAAGCGAGCTCACTAACTATacataaaatcaaacagaagCAAGTCTTCAAATGGCGGGGCTGGAAAGGTATTGGCAGTCTTCCAGTAACGGGAGGAAAGGGCTCCTTGCAAGCCCCATCATGGCTGGTTGGGGCTGTCCAGACTGCTGTCCTGGGGAGTGTTCTGAGGCACTATCTGTTTTTAGGGTACTATCTGGAATAGCAGAATTGGATAGATTAGCAATGTCTATCAAGAACTCAGGATGGGCAGGTGGAGGTATGTGCGCCACATCCTTGTAAACCTGATTCTCGAATGATCGTTTCTGAGCCAGAGGTGGCAGTATCTCCAGGGGCATATCTGCCTAGAGTTACTTTAGGTTGTCTCAACTTGAGAAGGAACGGGACAGTGCTATTAGTATACATGAGTCGAGATCAGGGCTATTACTAAGCCCCAAATATCAAAGGTGACATTGCTGGAAAACCTGCATCCAACCCAGCCTCCCTAATTTGTTGCTGGAGAACTTGAGGACAACAGAGGAAAAGGGACTAGCCCAAGATCACATAGAATCAACCGTGTGCCTCTCTTCACACATGAAGGTTTTCTGTACATAGATTGGTTCCTGTCCAAGCCTTTGGTTTACATTTCGGATGGCCCTAGTAGATGTGGGATAGAAGTTTCCCGAGACCTCCCAGTGAGGTGGTGGTGGAACATGTAGAGGGCGTGGGTCTTGTCTTCTCATCACCGTATGTGTCCGTTCCCTCTAAGTATGAAGGTAAAGGATGTCTTGGAACCTGTCATCACACTGAACTTCGTACCCGGAGTGGGCATCTTCCAGTGTGTGTCCACAGGCATGACCATCACCGGCAAGAGGTTGGTgtggaaagggagaagtgggggaaggagaCTGTCCTCGGGTCTCACTCTCCCATGCTCATGCACAGTGTACCGACTGTTTattatgtggctgctgggatctgAGGTGACTGTAGACTTGGCTTCTATTTTGATGGGAGTCAGGTGAAGCACAGCCACAGACAGAATCATTGGTAGAAGGGGAAAGGACTGAGAAGTGTTAGAGAGGTCAGGGAGGCTCAGGGGAGGTGATTACAGCAAAGCAGTGTTTCAGGTGCTCAAAGTTCAGAGTTCATCAAAGTAAGCGGAGTGGGAGGACCGGTTGTGGGACTGTGAGAAGGCCCCATCCTGAGTTTTCATCATGTGGGGTTAGATCCTGCCCTCTCCATCCTCAGATGCTGAGGCTGTGGGCAAAGAAGGTAGGGATAGTAGCTCCAGTAGCAGAGATACCaacagtgcctgcctgcctgcctggtctTCTAGCTTCACAGGAGGGAACATGGAGATCAATGTGGTCCAGAACATCACAGCCACCAATCGGCTTCTGCAGGATGAGGAGACAGGCACTCCCATGTTCAGGAGCGAGGGCTGTGAGGTCATCCTGGTCAGCGTGAAAACCAATCTGCCTAACAAGTAAGGGGGTCCTGTGTCTGGGAAGCATGGTGGACCGTGCTGCTCCTCCCCAACATTCCTCTTCCTGAGTCGCTGAACTATAACCATGTCCCTCTGTGTCCTCTGTCCAACTTGATGTCATTGGTGCTCTGTTCACACCCTCCCCCATGCCTGTGTCTCAGCAAGGCCATCAGCAAGTTTGTGGACAGCACCCTGCGCAAGGTCCTTCCTGGCCTGGTGAGTGACCCTGAACAAGTCTCCAGCCCTTCTTGGTGCAGCGGCTGtggccagggcagccagggaatTTGCTCTTAAGCGGGGACCTTGATGGGTGGATAGTGGCTAAGAAGAGTTCAGAGTCTGTGGCTGTCTCAGGAGCGAAGTGCGATGATCACCTAGTGATGTCTGCCGTGAGCACAGGTATAGGctaccccagtgtgtgtgtgtcccagcttGACCACCCTGCTCACGGCCAGCCCCAGAAAATGAATCCTCGGTAGTTCAGCATGGTGTGCAAGCATCTGGATTCTAGTTCAGGCTCTGCTGTTGATAGTCTCATGACTTGGGCCTCAGCGCCTCTTCCCCACCCAGCTTTTGTTCTTCTGGGGTTCTTAGGATACCCTGTGGAGTATTGTGGAGTCTCCCTGTGCGTATAACCCACTGAGGCTGCTGCCTTCTTTACTTGTAGATGTGTCCAGCCATCGATGCTGTCCTGGTGTATGTGAACAAGAAATGGACCAAGTTGACAGGTGACACATTCCTCTTCCATACAGGATGTCACATTAGCTGGATTTCAATGTCCATGCCCTCTGTTTCCAGCCTGTCTCTAGGACAAGAGGAGGGCTGAGGTCATGGTGTCCCCATACTGTCTAGATGAGAAGTCTGAAACCCCACAGGGTGCCTGGGTCCTTTCATTTCTCTACCTGAATTCCATGACAGCTGCTCTGCAGAAAATCCCTAATGACTCATGACCTAATGAGTTGTCTTGGCTGGGCATTCCTGAATCCTTTGTTAAAGAGGTCTGCTGTCTCTACCATTTGGGGTCCACAGTGTCCCTTGAGACGGGAGAAAGGAAATCCAATGGCTGAGCCTTGAAgatccctccctgccttcctgtcctCAGCAGTGGGGTCTTttccctcagcctcagtttcctcacgtGTGAACAGCCCATGATTGCAACCTCATATGTGTTGTCATGGTTGCAAGAGCCCTGGCGAATGAACGCTCAGACTCTGGGCCAGCAGGACAACGGGTTACCAAGACCTAAGCCACTTCTTGGGTCACACAGAGGGATAGGCTGGCTCAGGAGTGGTGGctgcttctggcttttttttATCTGCTCCTGGGACTGGTGCCCAACTGAATGGAAGCTCTTCTCCACAGAACCCATGCCCGTTGACCAGATGGGCACTGTCAAATATGCCTTGACAGCCCCACCAGTCACCACAGCTAGCCACATCCAGGTGGACTTTAGTGTAAGTAGCGAGGGTCCCCAGGGTGCTGTGCTCAGGCTTGGAGGTGCTGGTGTGGCTGCTTCTCCCTGACAGGTGGCTGGGAGGTGACGAGTAGAAGGAGCCTTGCTTTGAGAACTCCCTTCTCACCCTGCTCAAAGTGAGGCTGCTGGGGCTGGCGACTTCGGTCTCATTTCTTGCAGGATCGTTAATGTTTCTCAGAGAGTGGCTGTGCTCTGATATTGTACAGATAGGGACACTGAAACAGGGAAGAGACCAGGCTAAAATGGCTTCTGCAGTGTTGTGGCAGAGCTgggtgctcacacacacacacacacacacacacacacacacacacacacacacacacacacggacaagTCTCTTGGAAGAGTGTGGATGAGAGGGCCTGAGCAGCTTTCTCCTGTCAAGCTGGGGCCTCTCTCCTTGCTTGTGAGAATGATGTGGTGGGGATCATACCACACTCTGCACACATACGGGCCCAAGCCAGAGTCAGAGCCACTAAAATGACCTAAACACTCCTAGGAGAAACTGCAGGGGACCTAGCGGCTGATGCTCATCTTTTCAAGTCACATCTACCCACTGCCACCTGTTCCGCTCTAACAGTGTCTCATTGACTTGAGGTCTGACCCGAGTCCCAGTGGTCAGAGGACCAAGACTCCCCTGGTCTCATTCCCACATGGCTGAGTGTCCTTCCTGTTGTACCCCAGCCTGTAGTGCAGCTTCAGGAAAGCCAAGTTATCCAGCTCGCCACTGATGGGTCAGCCCTGGAGTTCCCCGAGGACGCAGCCAAGGGGTCACAGCTGCTGCTCTCAGCCTCCTTCCTCACAGCTGAGCTGGCCCTTCTGCAGAAGTTCTTGGAAGTGAACCTCAATGACAAGAGGGTGAGCCACCACCTCACTCCCACTGCTTTCGCCTCTGTACCTGGGAATGGTTCAGGGTTAGATGCAGGACCAGCGTAGGAGAAGTGAGGCTGATGGGGGCTTTGAAGGCAGCTGTCCCTGCCTACAGCTCCCTCCTCTGCCCATGTGACCTGTGTCTACCTGTCTTCAAACCAACCGTTCAGTGACCcacctacattttttttaaaggaaaaaaaagtaagtacatgtggaggtcagagggcaacttcctgaagttggttctctccttccacggtGGCTCCAGGCACTGGGATCAGGTCAAGGCTTGTGTGGCAGGAGTTTTCATCCTCTTGTCACTCAGCACCCTTCTCCCTACACTTCTCACGCCCTGGCAACCACTGCTTTCCTTTGACCCAAATCATCATCCACCTGCTGTGTCNNNNNNNNNNNNNNNNNNNNNNNNNNNNNNNNNNNNNNNNNNNNNNNNNNNNNNNNNNNNNNNNNNNNNNNNNNNNNNNNNNNNNNNNNNNNNNNNNNNNNNNNNNNNNNNNNNNNNNNNNNNNNNNNNNNNNNNNNNNNNNNNNNNNNNNNNNNNNNNNNNNNNNNNNNNNNNNNNNNNNNNNNNNNNNNNNNNNNNNNNNNNNNNNNNNNNNNNNNNNNNNNNNNNNNNNNNNNNNNNNNNNNNNNNNNNNNNNNNNNNNNNNNNNNNNNNNNNNNNNNNNNNNNNNNNNNNNNNNNNNNNNNNNNNNNNNNNNNNNNNNNNNNNNNNNNNNNNNNNNNNNNNNNNNNNNNNNNNNNNNNNNNNNNNNNNNNNNNNNNNNNNNNNNNNNNNNNNNNNNNNNNNNNNNNNNNNNNNNNNNNNNNNNNNNNNNNNNNNNNNNNNNNNNNNNNNNNNNNNNNNNNNNNNNNNNNNNNNNNNNNNNNNNNNNNNNNNNNNNNNNNNNNNNNNNNNNNNNNNNNNNNTTCATCCAGCCGGGTAGCCACCTGCGCATCCGTCCCCCTCCTCCATTGCCCCATCACGCCATATTACCACCCATCTTGctgccatccatccatcttctcaCCAACCAGTTCATCTGTTTTCTTCCCAGGCACCATCTGGTTTCCACTCAGCTACTCCGCATCCATCCCACCCGTTACCACCCACGTTGGTCCCTTCCCCCCACTTCCATCTACTCATCTACCCACCCTCCCCCATTCCATCTGGTGTTCTGTGCCCCCTtctgtttgcctgtctgtctataTACTTTCCCTCACACCTGGCCATGCTCCCATCCATCTTCCTGcattttcatttaacattttctcaGTATTTGACCTTGGGTCAGGAGCCACGGGAGCTGGGGTGTGTAAATAATGGTTGGGGGCCGGAGGGTCCTCCCCAGGTTGATTGCAGAGTTGTACGTGAGATGAAGGAAGAGGCTCTGAGGCCCCAGCTTCCTGAAGCAGAGTGGTGGATATCGGATAACAACTTTACACAGTGCCCACTTTGACTTTGATTTGTAGGTTGGTAAGCTGTCACACACCACTAGGACACTGGCTGGCTTCATCCCGAAGGTGAGTGCCCCAGTTACCTGTGACCACCGTGCTCATTTTGTCCTCCAGGCAAAGGACATTGGCTTGGGAGGCAGCCGCTCAATGTGCCTGCCCTTTGCCCAATGTGGAGACAGCCCAACCTTTCCACAGAGCACTCTCTGGGCTCAGTCACAGACAGCTCAGCTCTAGTATCTTGTGAGTCCTGCGTTCATCATGGAAATAGCTAAAATGTCATGTtttgcctctttcttttcctaagaGGCACAGCTGGGTCTTTGCATACTGAGCTTCCAGCAGGAACCAGCGACTTCCTGAGACACCCTTGGGCTGAAGTCCAAGGGCTGGCTTTGAGAGTATGCCTTGGACTTTGCAGGTGGCCAAGACCTACCACAAACCAAAGCCCTTGCTGATCAAAGTCAAGATAAACAAAGCCCCCAAGGTCACCATGAAGGCTGGAAAGAGCCTGATGCACCTTCACGGCAGCCTGGAGATGTTTGTAGCACGGCGACATGGCAAACACCCGAAATCCCTCTTCCTCCTGGAGACTGTGAGTAGAGCCCGTAGGTAGCCACTCTCATGTTGGATGCTCCTAGGCTGAGGGATGCTTGGATTTTAGTTAAGAGTCAAGGCACAGACGGAGTGACCTCACCTTTGGCATTACAACCTGCTATATGGTGGTTTagtgtctcctctctccctccaacacTCCTCAACCCCCAAGGATAGTAAAGCCTGCTCCAGAACTGTGGAAGACTAAAGAAACCCCCACATCCAGTGCTTGCTGAGAGATGTTTGAAGGGTCGATCAGGAGCTGTGCAGGGGAGGAGGTGTTGTTGAGAAGCATCTGTTACTACCATGTGCAGACATTAGCCATGGGTCAGGTGCTTAAGAAAGTTCATGCTGATCCAGGATAAGGAGAGATAAGGATCCCGGGAGAGGGGTGTAGAGAGGcttctgggttcagtcccaggacaggacaggaagcagaggtgccAATGGAGGACCAACtgccttctctgctccctcccccatGCCAGCACCTTGGTCTGGAAACCCACTACTCAGTGCATGAGAACCGGCTGCAGATGGCCACCTCTCTGGACAGGTAGGAGCTCTGGTACCATGGTGACATCCCTGTAGTAGCCCCGGCTCTATTCCCCACCTCACTCCCTTCTATCTCACCATCACCATTACCCACCATAGACTGGGTGACAACTGCATCGCTATGCCACTGTCACCACATGCTTCTGGCCTTATCCACTCTTGCTCTTGTCCATTGGCTTTCAACTCCAgcttctcccccactcccccagaTCCATCCACCATAACCCACACTACCAGGATGCTCTAGTCATTCAGCCTGCTTTAGAACCCTCGCTAGCTCCGCACTGCCTATGTGGTCTTACCTTAAATCTTAGCTTGCCACTCCGAGGCTTTCTAAAATCTCCTTCCGCCCTTACTCTTCCACTTTGCTCTTCCGTAGTGAGTTTAGATTAGGTCTTTATCCCCCTTCATTCATAGGCCTTTGCCATTTCTTCCAAATGAACCAGGGCCCATCTCAATTGCTACTTCCCCCAGGGCATCTTTAGCTCTATGCTTTCCTCTAGTGAAGCACTGGCCACACACCTGATGTCCACTATCCTGCTTGGTTCTTACACTCTCAGGGAAAGGATCCTTACACCAGGGTTTACACTCAGCCACTCACTGGCTCCTCTGCTCGCCTCAGCAATTCATCTGAATTGAATTGTGTCAGGACTCTTTCAGTCAGAGTCCAGCTGGAGCTGCTTTGCAGCCTGATAGGGAATCTTTTGGCTCATGTGCCATTGGGATCCAAGCACTCAAAGTTCTCAAGACTctggctccctccttccctttctctgctgaGCTCTTTGTTGCCTAAATTCTCAGGCAGCCTCTCCCCACCAGAAGGTAGTAAAGGTACCCCAACAGAGAGAGGTGACCCCAACAGAAAAAGGTGCCCTGGTCTAGTAGTTCTCATAGTCACCAAGGCCTGGAGTTTTGTTTGGGTCACATGGGCAAGGCTAGACCAATCATAGTTACCAAGAGACGGAGTGCTCATGGGTGGCCTGGTCCTGGGCTGCTGTCTCTGCTGGGGATTGTTTCCCCATGAGGTTGGCTGTAGAGATGTAGGGTATTTTGCTAAGATGGGGCATGGCCAGGCAGAATCCAGATGTGTGCCCAGTGTCCTGTCCTGATGCTGGTATGTGTTAGTGTCTCCTGGGAGCTAtgttggggaggggaaaggaaggacttCCCTTTTGTCCTTCAAGGATTTGGGTCTGGCCTGCTGAGCTATAAATGGAGCTGCGTACATGATCAAGGACCCAGAGTTTGGAAGAGCAGGGTTCATGAGAGGCCATTCAGGAGGTCTGGGAGCCATGAGGACAGAATGGGAGGGGATGAGTGGTGGTCACCCTCCCATCACAGATCACATGCAAGCAGGTGGCAGACAGAACACCTGTAGGAGGCTGTGACACTAAAGACCCCTCTCTCAGTGACTCGCTCTGACCATGCTTTCTCCATATCCTTCCCTCTGCTTTGTAGTTTACTGAGCCTGTCCcgagtgtcttcttcaattggcAGCTTCAATGTAAGTGTCCCGTCTGCTTTTGCCTGGCCATCTGAATGCAGCATGAGTTTACAGAGGATGGGCCCTACAATGGAATCAGAGTAAAGAGAGCAAGGCCACTCACATTCTTTGGGGCTCCTGGCACTATCTGACCTTGGTGAAGGCCCATATACTTCTGAGTCCTTGTTCCCTTTCCCATATAGAATGTGGACAATGCTATGGATTTATCCATTCTAAAAGCATTACCATGGTAGTGGCTTGACTGGCCTTCATTGGCCAGGCTGTAATTTCAATTAGTCTCTAGCCACAGGGCTGCCTGCACAGCACCCAATCAAGTAAGCACTATAGAACATTAGCCTCTATCCGTGTGGACATGTGAGCCTTCCTGGGAACCTGGGAGTAGGCATGGCCATAACTCACACTCATCGGCCCAAGGAGCTGGTGGACGCATGGCCAATATGAGCTCTGAGTTTTCTGTCAGATCAGGAGTGCAGGCCATGcacccctccttcctcctgagtGTCCCCATTCCTGCACAGAGACCCATTACCCTACACGTCACCCGAACAGGGATTAGGAGCAGGGCAGGGCTTAGCCCCCAGGCCTGAGGCTGCTTAGACAAGCTGTATGCTGTCTCTAATGTCCTCTTTTGTGTTTCCCAGTGAGGGCAGGCTGAGGAGGGATGCTGAGCTGCCTTGGGGggtttccctgtctttctcttccaggaGACGAAGTTAACTGACTTCATCACTGATTATCTCCAGAAAGCCTACATCCCTGTGGTGAACGGTGAGGCTTCTCCAAGAATCAGAATGCACAACACCAAAGGGAGCTTTCACCTGTGAAATCTCTCAAAGTTTTGGGAGTAAATGAGCAATGGCTAAACATTGAGGACAAAGTAGGCTTAATGGCACCTTCTTGGAGGCAAAAGCCCATTTCATAATTTGGGCTCTGACCCTTGACCTCCTATCATGAATGTGATTTTGGCCTGTGATATAAAGGCAAGGCAGAGAGGTGCTCTCTGCCTGTGTGGCCAGCAGACATCAGGAACCCATCATGACACTATCTCCTACCATGCAGCTCCAGGCAGCGTCTTACTAATTGCCAAGcagttttcctgtgtttgtttctcaGGTGTCCTCCATGTTGGGCTTCCACTCCCAGACCTTCTGGCTATCAATTACAACCTGGCTGAGTTGGACATAGTAGAGGTGAGGGAAGGGCTGGGGGAGGCCATGCCAATGAACACTTTGGCCAATGGGAGATGAGTAAGAGCTAGCCTCTGGCCAGCTGGaggggaagagtgggagaaggggaaggctATCACTgtaatctctccagtcctggaacAAGGGCCttagccaggactgcacagaagGATTCTCCATCTTACCACTCTGTTGCTCTGTCACCTCAATCTCTCTATGTCCCTCCCCATTTCTGGGTTGAAATGGGGGTGAGAATGTGGACATCAACCTCAGAGAGCTGTCCTGATTTTCTAAGACAATGAACCTGAAGGCCCATAGTAAACGCTCGATAAATACAAACTTCTCATTGTATGTTGGGCTTTGAGCCTTGAGTGTTAAGTGGACGTTTCTCTCATGCTGTCTCTCTACTCTAGGAGGTGACAAGGTATATTCCTATTTGACAGTTGAAAAAGTGAAGGCTCAGAGGGGCAAAGGTACCTTCCTGGTCACAAGGCCTTTGCTTATAAAGTGTTGCTTTTCATCTCCTGGGCACGGCTGGTTCCATCTGTTCCTGAGCCTGGGTGTCTCTTTTCATCACTCCCAGCCCCCTCGTCACTCAGCCCTTTTCTCCCACCAGGGTGCCCTGGTGTTGGACTTGAAGATGGAATGACCATGGCAAGACTCTGACAACTGCCTTCAACTGCCATGGTTCTGTACCAGCAAAGGAACCCAAGTGTGAGCCAGATGTGCCTGGCCCTGACACCACTGGTTACTTCCTGTGACAGGAGAAAGTTAGAGGCCTGGTGGGCTTCGGAAATAAACAGGAAGAAGACTCTCACACAAttcagtgtttctgtctctttctgtagCCAACAAacatgtgtggtttttttgtttttgtttttgttttgttttggtcccCTTTGATGGGTTAGGGTCTAAAACCAGCCTGGGATCTGAAGGAAAGCTTACCCAGGTTTCGGGTGGGTTAGATATGTGTCAAGCATCTGCTAATAGTTACTCTCCATTCTTTCCCTGCCTTCGATTATCCAGAACCCATGGGAAAGACAAGTGGAGTCACCCTATTCACTGAGCAGATGGTGGAAGCCCGGAGTGGCTCACTTTCTGTCTagggtcttcctgcttcaactcTGTGCCCCAAGTCTTGGTAATCTGAAGATGTCTCTGTTCACATGGAGCCTGTGCCCAAGGAGTCTCTCCATGTGACCTCCTTTAGTCCTTATGGCTGAGGAGGTGACTGTCAACATTTCCCAGACAGGGAAGCTGAAGCTCAGAGTGGCCTGACCAGCACATAGAGGCACATCAGGGCACAGGGCTGGGATTGGAACTTGGGCTCTGCAGCTAGCCTGCTTTGGCTTGACTCaaccctgcctctttctctgctgtgtgtTTTGGGTGAATTATGGTACCAATGAGAGTCTCATTTTTCCTTACCTGTACCAGTGCCAATCCCAGCAGGGCAGTTGTAAAGTTTATACGACTGGCATCGTAGGTAGTGCTCAGACAGAGGAAAAAGTGCTAGCTCAGATGGGGTTCTGAGGCCTCAAGTGAGCAGGTGTCTCTGAGCCAGGGTGTGGCTGAGCACCACGGAGTGTATGAGCATCTGGCCATGTATAGCAGGTTTGGGATCTGGGGCCACCATAAGCACTAGAAGGTCATGTGTAAGAGAGGCCTGAGTGTCTGCAGTATTTGCCTGTGTCTGAACATGCCCCTCCATTTACACATAACCTGGCCAGAATGCCCCTGTGCCTCCCATTTGCGCTCTGCCCTTTTCTTGGGATTCCtagtatgtataaatacatatacacatacatacacattcttaatatatatattccagctagggctggaacccaggacctcaccaGAACAgctgggcaagtgttctaccattgaACAAATTCCTAGTTT
This portion of the Microtus ochrogaster isolate Prairie Vole_2 linkage group LG8, MicOch1.0, whole genome shotgun sequence genome encodes:
- the Bpifb6 gene encoding BPI fold-containing family B member 6 — its product is MLWILCLVLCGLLAGTRADPGTLLRLGMDIMNHEVQSAMEESHILEKMAAEASNPQPGAKAIKGLSNMKVKDVLEPVITLNFVPGVGIFQCVSTGMTITGKSFTGGNMEINVVQNITATNRLLQDEETGTPMFRSEGCEVILVSVKTNLPNNKAISKFVDSTLRKVLPGLMCPAIDAVLVYVNKKWTKLTEPMPVDQMGTVKYALTAPPVTTASHIQVDFSPVVQLQESQVIQLATDGSALEFPEDAAKGSQLLLSASFLTAELALLQKFLEVNLNDKRVGKLSHTTRTLAGFIPKVAKTYHKPKPLLIKVKINKAPKVTMKAGKSLMHLHGSLEMFVARRHGKHPKSLFLLETHLGLETHYSVHENRLQMATSLDSLLSLSRVSSSIGSFNETKLTDFITDYLQKAYIPVVNGVLHVGLPLPDLLAINYNLAELDIVEGALVLDLKME